A window from Miscanthus floridulus cultivar M001 unplaced genomic scaffold, ASM1932011v1 fs_499_4_5, whole genome shotgun sequence encodes these proteins:
- the LOC136531987 gene encoding leucine-rich repeat extensin-like protein 4, protein MHARGRARPAAAGTMKKAAASPAPTATVVLAVAALLLSWAVAAVSGQQQPKQTADNNPRLQKAYVALQALKRSITEDPKNLTTNWCGPDVCAYFGVYCTTAPDDPHSQTVAGLDLNHGDLAATFPEELGLLSDLALLHLNSNRFSGTLPESLPKLRLLHELDVSNNRLTGGFPQHILCLPNVKYVDLRFNNLCGPVPPALFDKPLDAIFLNDNHFDFELPENLGNSPASVVVLANLRLRGCIPPSVARMAGTLNELVVLNAGLRSCIPQEVGWLRELTVLDLSFNELQGMLPESLAGLHKLQQLDVAHNELWGHIPEGVCALPSLRNFTYSYNYFCTEPQRCLDIRSVDDRQNCIAGRPDQRPTDQCLAFLHRPPVHCDEHGCFGPPTHY, encoded by the coding sequence ATGCACGCCAGAGGCAGagcgcgccccgccgccgcggGCACGATGAAGAAGGCGGCGGCGTCGCCGGCGCCAACGGCGACGGTGGTCCTGGCGGTGGCGGCCCTGCTCCTCTCCTGGGCGGTGGCGGCCGTCTCCGGGCAGCAGCAGCCGAAACAGACGGCGGACAACAACCCGCGGCTGCAGAAGGCGTACGTGGCGCTACAGGCGCTGAAGCGGTCGATCACGGAGGACCCCAAGAACCTGACGACGAACTGGTGCGGCCCGGACGTGTGCGCCTACTTCGGCGTGTACTGCACAACGGCGCCGGACGACCCTCACTCCCAGACCGTGGCCGGCCTCGACCTCAACCACGGCGACCTGGCGGCGACGTTCCCGGAGGAGCTAGGCCTACTCTCCGACCTCGCGCTCCTCCACCTCAACTCCAACCGCTTCTCCGGCACCCTCCCGGAGTCCCTCCCCAAGCTGCGGCTCCTCCACGAGCTGGACGTCAGCAACAACCGCCTGACCGGCGGGTTCCCGCAGCACATCCTGTGCCTGCCCAACGTCAAGTACGTCGACCTCCGGTTCAACAATCTCTGCGGTCCGGTGCCGCCGGCGCTCTTCGACAAGCCGCTCGACGCCATCTTCCTCAACGACAACCACTTCGACTTCGAGCTCCCCGAGAACCTCGGCAActcgccggcgtcggtggtggtgCTCGCCAACCTGCGCCTGCGTGGGTGCATCCCGCCGAGCGTGGCGCGGATGGCGGGCACGCTCAACGAGCTCGTCGTCCTCAACGCCGGGCTGCGGTCCTGCATCCCGCAGGAGGTGGGGTGGTTACGTGAGCTCACCGTGCTGGACCTCAGCTTCAACGAGCTCCAGGGAATGCTGCCGGAGTCCTTGGCCGGGCTGCACAAGCTCCAGCAGCTCGACGTCGCGCACAACGAGCTGTGGGGGCATATCCCTGAGGGCGTCTGCGCGCTGCCCAGCCTCAGGAACTTCACCTACTCGTACAACTACTTCTGCACCGAGCCGCAGCGGTGCCTCGACATCCGCAGCGTCGACGACCGCCAGAACTGCATCGCCGGACGGCCCGACCAGCGGCCCACCGACCAGTGCCTCGCCTTCCTGCACCGCCCGCCCGTGCACTGCGACGAGCACGGCTGCTTCGGGCCGCCGACGCACTACTAG